A stretch of Lathyrus oleraceus cultivar Zhongwan6 chromosome 6, CAAS_Psat_ZW6_1.0, whole genome shotgun sequence DNA encodes these proteins:
- the LOC127091394 gene encoding trihelix transcription factor GTL2 produces MFDGVPDQFHQFITPRTSSSSLPLHLPFPLSTTPNNNNNNNTFPSFDPYNHHQLPPQLQPNNLLHPLHHHTKDEQKEQTNTPSINNFQIERDQRQILPQLVDPWTNDEVLALLKIRSNMENWFPDFTWEHVSRKLAEVGFKRSAEKCKEKFEEESRFFNNINNNQNNYGKNFRFVTELEEVYQGGGGGGESKRSEVQDKMRSGSNDDDDDSRNDDVLVKKKDEDEVFEKSTRNDERKRKRGGDRFEVFKGFCESVVKKMMDQQEEMHNKLIEDMIKRDEEKFSREEAWKKQEMEKMNKELELMAQEQAIAGDRQANIIQFLNKFSSTTNSSSILASIQSFGIGKEDKSKVIAPKHFSNSTTLHSQNPNPEIHDKTLQPTSENPSSTLPSSSTTLPQPRTYTAGEKEDIGRRWPKDEVLALINLRCNYNNNEEKEGNNNNTNNTNKAPLWERISQGMLELGYKRSAKRCKEKWENINKYFRKTKDNANRKRSLDSRTCPYFHLLSNLYNQGKLVLQSEKNETNNNNMNLPEENVVQEKQAPQDENNGGGESSDQVGPACW; encoded by the exons ATGTTTGATGGAGTCCCAGACCAATTCCACCAATTCATAACTCCAAGAACCTCTTCATCATCACTACCTCTTCATTTACCTTTCCCTCTTTCAACAACACcaaataacaacaacaacaacaacacttttCCATCTTTTGATCCTTATAATCATCATCAATTACCACCCCAACTTCAACCAAACAATCTCTTGCACCCATTACACCATCACACCAAAGATGAACAAAAGGAACAAACCAACACTCCTTCCATCAACAACTTCCAAATTGAAAGAGATCAAAGACAAATACTACCTCAACTCGTCGATCCTTGGACCAACGACGAAGTTCTTGCACTCTTGAAGATCAGATCCAACATGGAGAATTGGTTCCCAGATTTCACCTGGGAACACGTATCAAG GAAGCTAGCTGAGGTTGGATTTAAACGTAGTGCAGAGAAATGCAAAGAGAAATTTGAAGAAGAAAGTAGATTTTTCaacaatattaataataatcAGAATAATTACGGTAAGAATTTTCGGTTTGTTACTGAACTTGAAGAGGTTTATCaaggtggtggtggtggtggtgagAGTAAACGGAGCGAGGTGCAAGATAAGATGAGGAGTGGATCGAATGATGATGACGATGATTCGAGAAATGATGATGTTTTGGTGAAGAAGAAAGATGAAGATGAGGTGTTTGAGAAAAGTACTAGGAATGATGAGAGGAAGAGGAAAAGAGGTGGTGATAGATTTGAAGTGTTTAAGGGTTTTTGCGAGAGTGTTGTGAAGAAAATGATGGATCAACAAGAAGAGATGCATAACAAGCTTATTGAAGATATGATTAAAAGAGATGAAGAGAAGTTTAGTAGAGAAGAAGCTTGGAAGAAACAAGAGATGGAGAAAATGAACAAAGAGCTTGAGTTGATGGCACAAGAACAAGCTATTGCTGGTGATAGACAAGCCAATATAATTCAGTTCTTGAACAAATTCTCATCAACAACAAATTCCTCTTCAATTTTAGCTTCAATTCAAAGCTTTGGAATCGGAAAAGAAGACAAATCCAAGGTAATTGCACCTAAACATTTCTCAAATTCTACCACATTGCACTCCCAAAACCCTAATCCTGAAATCCATGACAAAACTCTTCAACCAACATCTGAAAACCCTAGCTCAACCCTTCCTTCTTCTTCTACTACTTTGCCTCAACCTCGCACTTATACCGCCGGCGAGAAAGAGGATATTGGGAGAAGATGGCCAAAAGATGAAGTGTTGGCATTGATAAACTTGAGGTGCAATTACAACAACAATGAAGAAAAAGAAggaaacaacaacaacaccaacaacaccAATAAGGCACCACTATGGGAGAGAATATCACAAGGGATGTTGGAGTTAGGATACAAAAGAAGTGCAAAGAGGTGCAAAGAGAAATGGGAGAACATAAACAAGTATTTCAGAAAAACAAAGGATAATGCTAATAGGAAAAGGTCACTTGATTCAAGAACTTGTCCTTATTTTCATCTATTGAGCAATCTTTATAATCAAGGTAAACTTGTTCTACAATCTGAAAAGAATGAAACCAATAACAACAACATGAATCTGCCAGAAGAAAATGTTGTTCAAGAGAAACAAGCTCCACAAGATGAAAACAATGGTGGTGGTGAGTCTTCTGATCAAGTGGGGCCTGCATGCTGGTAG